AATGCTGATGGAGCAATATTTTATTTTCTTAAGAACTTTGTTTCCAGCATTACTTACTATTGCTGCGGTAATAATTGGATCTTTAATATATTATATTACACATTGGTATATACAAAAAACTGACTTTAAAGTAAAAAGATATAAGCCAATAAAATTTTGGTTTTTACACCGTTGGATTTTATCAAGCACTTTACTTCTATCACTTATATTTAGAGAAAATATAGTATTTTCTAATCTTAGCATTATCCTAATGTTTTTAGTATTTTTACAAGGCTTTGCTGTGATAATATACTATCTATTGAAGAAAAATTCTACAGCCTTGAATATAATCTTTGCTTTAACTCTTATACCATTCAACTTCATATACTTTCCGGCTTTAGCTTTTATTGGCTTAGTAGATCTATGGTTTGATTTACGGAAAATTAAGACAGGCTAACCTTATATTACTATTGCTAAAGTAGTATAATTAAGATAAAATAATTTATAATGGAGGTTTAAATTATGAAAGTAATACTTAAGAAAGATGTTAAAAATATTGGAAAAAAGGGAGAAGTAGCTAACGTGTCTGATGGCTACGCAAGGAATTTCCTTATTCCTAAAGGTTTGGTTGAAGAAGCGACAAAAAGTACTATGAATGAATTAAAACACAAGTCAAAAGTTGAAAAGAGAAAAGAAGAAGAAAAATTAAAAGAGGCTAAAGAATTAGCCAGTAAATTAGAAAAAGAGAAATTTGAAGTATCTGTTAAGGCAGGGGAAAATGGACGCCTATTTGGATCTGTAACAAATAAAGATATAGCTACTGCTGTGAAAAAAGCAGGTTATAAAATAGATAAAAGAAAAATAAATCTTGATGAATACATTAAAGCTATAGGTGTACATAAAGTCAAAGTAAAAATATATGATAATGTAGATGCAACATTAACTGTGAAAGTAATAGAAGAATAATTTAGCTAGATATTAAGGAGATGAATTAATGTTATCTTTCTGGCGTCGTTTATACAAAAAAAACAATAAATCAAATCAAGCAAAGGCAAAGGATCAGAAAATTACTAAAGTGAAAGCTTTATACAAAAAAGCAGTGTCTATCTACGGTAAAGATGCCTTTGCATTACGAGCTAGTAGAAATAATGCATTGGATATGTTAAGTTCTGATGATATTACTTTGCGTCTGACGGCACTGGAAAGAATTATCTCTAATGATTCTAAGCTTATAATAAAGAAGTATCAATTTGAAAAACACTTAGAAGAAGTAGAAAATAAAATAGCCGATTTACTAGCAGAAAAATCAGTTGAAAGAGATTTAGAAGATCAAATTGCAGAAAGAATGGAAAAAAGGCAAGAAGAATATATAAATGAAATAAAAAAAGAATTAATAGTTAAAAATAAAAGTGTAGATAATGCCCAGACTTTAAGAAGGCTAGCTCAGTTAGAAAAGTTAGAAAATAGAAGTTTAAATAGAACAACTTTAGAGATGGTTAGACCAAAAAGTTTTACAGAGTTAATTGGACAAGAAACTTCTGTCAGGGCATTAGTATCTAAAATTGCCTCACCATATCCACAACACATTATTCTTTATGGACCTCCAGGTGTTGGTAAAACAACAGCTGCTCGTCTTGCTCTTGAAGAAGCAAGAAAAAAAAGCAATACTCCTTTTATAGAAGATTCAAACTTTGTCGAAGTAGATGGAACTACATTACGTTGGGATCCGCGAGAGGTTACAAATCCTTTGTTAGGATCTGTACATGATCCAATATATCAAGGGGCTAGTAGAAATTTAGCTGAAGAAGGAGTTCCAGAACCAAAAACTGGTCTTGTTACAGAAGCACACGGTGGAGTATTATTTATTGATGAGATTGGTGAGCTAGATCCTATGATGCAAAACAAACTTCTAAAAGTCATGGAAGACAAACGTGTTAAGTTTGAATCATCATATTATGATGAGAATAATGACAATGTACCCTTATATATAAAAAAATTATTTAAAGAAGGAGCACCTGCAGACTTCATACTGATTGGAGCAACAACTAGATCTCCAGAAGAGATTAACCCTGCTTTTAGATCACGTTGTGCAGAAGTGTTTTTTAATCCTTTAAGCAAAAGAGATGTACAAGATATAATTAAAAATGCTTTAAAAAAATTAAACGTAGAAGTAGAAGAACAAGTACCTGAAATTATTAGTAATTATACTATAGAAGGTAGAACCGCCATAAATCTATTAATAGACGCATATAGTCTGCTTGTATACGAATGTGAAAAAGAAAAAGTGGAAAATAAAAAGCTTATAATAACAGAATCAATATTATATGAAGCTATTAATAATAGAAGGATGACACCATATAGTAAAGTAGATACTAGTAAAAAAGCTGAAGTCGGTAAAATCTTTGGTTTAGGCGTACATGGTTTTATAGGCTCTATATTAGAAATCGAAGCAGTTGCCTTTCCAAGTGAAAAAAAAGGGCAGGGGCAAATACGTTTTAATGAAACAGCAGGAACTATGACTAAAGATTCATTATTTAATGCGGCAGTACTTGTACGTAAGATAACAGGCAAAAAAATTACTGATTATGATTTACATGTAAATATAATTGGTGGAGCAAATGTAGATGGTCCGTCTGCAGGGATAGCTATGTTATTAGCAATAATTAGTGCAATAGAAAAAATACCATTACGTCAGGATATAGCTGTCACTGGAGAAGTATCTATACAAGGAAAGTTAAAAGCTGTTGGTGGTGTTAGAGAAAAGGTTCATGCTGCCGAGCAGGCTGGATTAAAAAATGTCGTTATTCCAGCAGACAATAAAAATGATATAAACCCAACTACTAGGATAAATGTAGAAGCTTCTGTAACTGTATATGAAGCATTAAAAAAAGTATTTGTATCAGCTGAAAAATCATCAGTACTAAAAGAGGTAAAGTAAATATATCTTAACGTATAAAACCCTGGAATTTATTCCAGGGTTTTATTGGCTTTATAATTTGTCGACTTAGAATCTTATAAGTATTTTCTAAACTAATATTTTCTTAAATTAAAGCTTACTATTAAATTAAATAAATACTTATGAAATTAAAAAGTCAGAGATTAATTTTTCGCGATCAAAATTAGTAAAGTATGCTTCATTTGTTTTTATTTTTCCGGCTAGGTAGTCAAGTACATTTTTTTCAGGTGCATATTCCAATAGAATAGAAATAACCTCTAAATGTGACATACATATCATCCTCCTTATAATCTTATAATTTTCACAGAATGAAATATTCTTAATATTATTATACTTCAAAACAATTTAATATTCAAGCTTTTTTTACTTTTTCTTTTATAATTTTATCTTTTTCGACAAATTAAGCCATATATCAAAGAAAATGAAAGGACTAATTGCTTATAAACGCATACGGTTATATTTATATTATAATACAAATATTAGAAAAGTAAAGTATAATTTGAAATTTTTAGCAATTTAACATATTTCACATAAAGAATTAAGAACTTGTACTTAATGGGTATTATCTATTTTCACTAGATTAAAATATAAGATTAAATTATCAATAAAAAAAACCCGGTTGCCCGGGTTTTATATTCCTTATACGTTAGTTACGAAAACTATG
This is a stretch of genomic DNA from Halanaerobiaceae bacterium ANBcell28. It encodes these proteins:
- the lonC gene encoding Lon family ATP-dependent protease; protein product: MLSFWRRLYKKNNKSNQAKAKDQKITKVKALYKKAVSIYGKDAFALRASRNNALDMLSSDDITLRLTALERIISNDSKLIIKKYQFEKHLEEVENKIADLLAEKSVERDLEDQIAERMEKRQEEYINEIKKELIVKNKSVDNAQTLRRLAQLEKLENRSLNRTTLEMVRPKSFTELIGQETSVRALVSKIASPYPQHIILYGPPGVGKTTAARLALEEARKKSNTPFIEDSNFVEVDGTTLRWDPREVTNPLLGSVHDPIYQGASRNLAEEGVPEPKTGLVTEAHGGVLFIDEIGELDPMMQNKLLKVMEDKRVKFESSYYDENNDNVPLYIKKLFKEGAPADFILIGATTRSPEEINPAFRSRCAEVFFNPLSKRDVQDIIKNALKKLNVEVEEQVPEIISNYTIEGRTAINLLIDAYSLLVYECEKEKVENKKLIITESILYEAINNRRMTPYSKVDTSKKAEVGKIFGLGVHGFIGSILEIEAVAFPSEKKGQGQIRFNETAGTMTKDSLFNAAVLVRKITGKKITDYDLHVNIIGGANVDGPSAGIAMLLAIISAIEKIPLRQDIAVTGEVSIQGKLKAVGGVREKVHAAEQAGLKNVVIPADNKNDINPTTRINVEASVTVYEALKKVFVSAEKSSVLKEVK
- the rplI gene encoding 50S ribosomal protein L9 encodes the protein MKVILKKDVKNIGKKGEVANVSDGYARNFLIPKGLVEEATKSTMNELKHKSKVEKRKEEEKLKEAKELASKLEKEKFEVSVKAGENGRLFGSVTNKDIATAVKKAGYKIDKRKINLDEYIKAIGVHKVKVKIYDNVDATLTVKVIEE